A stretch of Macadamia integrifolia cultivar HAES 741 chromosome 7, SCU_Mint_v3, whole genome shotgun sequence DNA encodes these proteins:
- the LOC122085081 gene encoding phosphatidylinositol 4-phosphate 5-kinase 5-like — translation MEVQKSQAKLTRTQSSLIRSPSTIRSSIHNLSFIRDEEAAEEEEKPHKSISGVSNRFMNRSNRLIPVLGTVLLSFSFFFFYFYLRREEILNSENLLFALVFIAVALYFGGKNKGFVIKTALFLKQFWDVKNKKLEISKRRHESVEWFIGNGGSSSFKKEKIVREGLEFYSNGDFYEGEFHKGRCNGSGVYYYVLNGKYEGDWIDGRYEGYGIENWARGSKYRGQYRQGLRHGYGVYRFYTGDSYAGEWFNGQSHGMGVQTCSDGSCYVGEFKCGVKHGLGCYHFRNGDTYGGEYFGDKIHGFGVYHFANGHCYEGSWHEGQKHGFGMYTFRNGDARCGELDAGVLKTSLPPLTDAVLRAVQSARKEAENASRLPPVDDLVKKAVITANRAATAARVAAIKAVQNRIDGKFCDMDI, via the exons ATGGAAGTTCAGAAAAGCCAGGCAAAACTTACAAGAACTCAATCTTCTCTTATTCGATCTCCTTCAACTATTCGATCTTCAATCCATAATCTCTCTTTTATACGTGACGAAGAAGCtgctgaagaagaagagaaacccCACAAATCGATCTCAGGAGTTTCAAATCGTTTTATGAATCGTTCGAATCGTCTCATCCCTGTTCTGGGCACGGTTTTGTTgagcttctcttttttcttcttctatttttatctcAGAAGAGAAGAGATACTCAATTCGGAAAACTTGTTATTTGCTCTTGTTTTCATCGCCGTTGCGCTTTATTTTGGTGGGAAGAATAAGGGTTTCGTTATCAAGACCgcattgtttctaaaacaattCTGGGATGTGAAGAACAAGAAGTTAGAAATTTCAAAGAGAAGACATGAATCTGTTGAATGGTTTATAGGCAACGGAGGCTCTTCTTCTTTCAAGAAAGAGAAGATTGTAAGAGAAGGATTGGAGTTTTACAGTAATGGGGATTTCTATGAAGGTGAATTTCACAAAGGGAGGTGTAATGGGAGTGGTGTTTATTACTATGTTTTGAATGGGAAGTATGAGGGAGATTGGATTGATGGAAGATATGAAGGATACGGCATTGAGAACTGGGCGAGGGGAAGTAAGTACAGAGGGCAGTATAGGCAAGGTTTGAGACATGGGTATGGGGTTTACAGGTTTTACACAGGGGATAGCTATGCTGGGGAATGGTTTAATGGGCAGAGCCATGGTATGGGAGTTCAGACCTGCTCTGATGGGAGCTGTTACGTTGGTGAATTCAAGTGTGGTGTCAAGCATGGCCTTGGTTGCTACCACTTCAG GAATGGAGATACATATGGTGGAGAGTATTTTGGAGACAAGATCCATGGCTTTGGGGTCTATCATTTCGCCAATGGCCACTGTTATGAAGGTTCATGGCATGAAGGTCAGAAGCATGGTTTTGGTATGTACACCTTCCGAAATGGCGATGCCAGATGTGGAGAGTTGGACGCCGGTGTCCTCAAAACCTCTCTGCCCCCATTAACTGATGCAGTCCTCCGTGCAGTTCAG TCAGCTCGAAAAGAAGCAGAGAATGCAAGTCGTCTTCCCCCAGTTGATGACCTAGTGAAAAAGGCTGTCATTACTGCAAACAGAGCTGCCACTGCTGCTAGAGTTGCAGCCATCAAAGCTGTTCAGAACAGAATAGATGGGAAATTTTGTGACATGGATATTTAA